The genomic stretch TCACGAGCGAGGGCGAGCAGAGGATCGCTGAGTACCGGGCGTTGCGGGAGCAGTTCGGTCAGTACGACAACCCAGAGAATCGACCGTTAGGCGAGCGCTGCCTCATGTCGTTCGGTTCGAGTGCCGGCCCCCCGATGATCCCCAACAACGCCTACAACAACAACTACACCATCGTACAGACCTCCGACTACGTCATGATCGTGACGGAGATGGTGCACGACGTGCGCATCATCCGGCTGGGCGAACCTGATCCGCTGCCTGATCACGTGCGTCCGTGGATGGGCGACTCCTGGGGACGGTGGGAAGGGGACGTGCTCGTGGTCGAGACGACCAACATCCATCCGCTGCAGACCTTCCGAGGGATTCCCCCTTCGAAGCATCGGAAGGTGATCGAGCGTTTCACCCGGGTCGACGAGGAGACCGTCCTCTACGAGTTCACGATCGACGATCCCGAGACGTATACGCGCCCCTGGGGCGGTGCGATTCCGTTCAAGGCGTTCCGTGAGCCGCTCTACGAGTATTCCTGTCACGAGGGAAACTACGCGCTCTCCGCCGTGCTGAGCGGCGCGCGTTACCAGGAAAGGCAGGCCGGGCGAGATTGATGTTAGCCGAGTCCCGACGCGGATGTGGGTGTGCCGGTTTCAGCCGGTCTCCGGCGTCAGGCCGGCCGCAGCGATGCCCGCGAGACCGCACACCTCGTCATTGTCTGATGAGTCGCCAGTGACACCTACCGCCCCGACGATGACTCCGTCGGGGTCCTTCGCGAGTAGGCCACCCGGAACGGGAATCAGCGCGCCTCCAATCGCCGCTGTGGCAGCCGAGACGAAATAGGGTTGCTGTTCAGCTCGGGCCATGAGGGCCCGTGAGCCGACGCCCAGGCCGATCGCGCCGTATGCTTTTCCGTGCGCGATCTGAAATCGGAGGTTGGATGCCCCGTCCTCGCGCTCGAAGGCCTTTACGTGGCCCCCCGCGTCGAGGACCACCACGGACAGTGGCGAAAGTCCCAGCTCGTGGCCTTTCGCCAGCGTCGCCGCAATGATCGCGCGGGCGGTACGGAGATCAATAAACGTCACGTCGCACTCCTTGGCTTGTGCTCTAGTCGCTGAGCATTATGCTGCGGCTTGAAGGCGACTCCGTCAAAATGAGGCGGCCACGGCCGGACGAGCGCCACGGGCTGTTCGCGCGACGCTACCTGACCATCACCGAGGGCATCAGGGAGATCACGCTGATCATCGAGCAGGCGATGCTCGAGGGTGTTCATGAAGCCGTCGGGGAGCGCCCGGCACGCATCGCCCGGGGGATCGCGAGCCTGTCGGTTTCCTTGAGCGAGGACAACCTTTCCGCGCCCGGCGTGCTTTACCGCCTCCTCCAGCCCCTCGCTCTCCAGGGCGTGAATCTGGCGGAAGTCGCCTCCACCACGACGGAGTTCCACTTCTACCTCGCCGAAGACGACGTGATGCTCGCGCTCGAGTCGTTGTACGGAGCGTTTCGGTGAAATGCGGCTGGCGGTGCCCCGCTGCCGTGGTTAATTGCTGGCCGCGACGGCCCCCATCGCATCGAGCACCGTATGGACGACGTTCGTGAACGCGCCCCCGCGGATCCAGCGCGCGACGATTACGAGCTCGTTCTCCGGATCGACATAGATGAGGTTCGAGCCGGCGCCCGTATGCGTCCACGTGTACTCGGGCGCGTTCGCATAGCGCCGCTGATCCGTGTTGAGCGAGAAGTTCATGAAGCCGTACGTGCGGTTCACCTTGCCGGGCGTGGTGGCCATGTCGATCCACTCTTCAGAGATCAGCTGCTTCCCGTTCCAGTTCCCCTTGTGCATGGTCAGCAGACCGAACCGCGCCTGATCGAAGGCGCTGATGAGCATGCCGCCGCCCCAATGAGCGCCCCCGCTCACCGCCTGGACCCTGCGGCCGTCCATGGTGATCCACGAGTTGTCGTATCCGTGCCAGCGCCACGTCGGTGACGCGCCGATGGGGTCCATGATGTATTCCCGCAGAACCTCGGGAAGCGGTTGCCTCCAAACGCCCATCGCGACCAGCGCGAGAAGGTTCACCCGGGTGTCGTTATACTCGTAGACCGTGCCAGGCTCGAAGCGGGCCCGCGTCCCCCAGGTGCTGCGATCCTCGTCGGGACGATCGGCCCATTCGGGCTTGCCCCACAGCGTGCCTTCCCAGTCACTCGTCTGACGCAGCATATCGTCCCACGTGATCTTACGGTTGTGCTCGGACTCGAACAGCAGCTTGGGCCTGCGCCCGGCCTCGTCCCCCGGCTCCCCGTCTCCGCTCTCGAGGACGATCGGTGCGACGTACGGGCGGACCAGGTCGTGCACGTCCGCGATCAGGCCGCGGTCGTAGGCCAAGCCGACCGTCGTGGACAGAAAGCTCTTGGACACGCTGAAAGTGTTGTCGACCTTATGCGGGTCACCCCACTCGGCGATGATGTAGCCCTTGTGCACGATCAGTCCGGTCTGGGGCGCTCGGACCGTGAACGGGCCCACCGCCTCTCCGCGCGGCTCGCGCCCGAAGGTCATCTCGTGGTTGAAGGCCAGATCTCTGGGCGAGGTCGATTCGCCCGCGATCGCGATCTCGATCGCCCGCTGGATGGCGACCGCATCGAACCCGGCTTCCTGAGGACTCTTGCGTTCCCAGTCGAGATGCTTGCCCGGCCAGTACGTTTGGGCGGATGCGAGCTCCGTCGCGAATAGTAGTGCGATGAGCGCGAGCAGCGCTCGCAGGGGTGTCGACGGGTGCCGAGACATGGAAACCTCCGAGGTTGCCTTGGAACGAGCTGCGGACCGGTGGATCTGTCCTCCCCAAGCTTAGACGGCGTCGTCGGTGTGCGCCATGCGAATGGCCCTTGCGGGCGTCTAGACGGTCGGCCCGTCAGCGGTTGCTGCGCGTGCAGCCAAGCAGCGTCCCCGCGGGAACGTGCTTATGTTCCCGCGAGAGGTGTCGGGGCTCCGAAATGACAAGCCGATCGGGAGGTAGCGGTGAACACGACTGCCAAGGAACGGGTGACCCGGGCAGGAATCATGACCCCGACCCGACGGGACTTCCTCAAGACCGCGGGAGCCGTCGGAGCGGGAATCGCCTTCGGCGGCATATCCGCGTGTGCCCCCGACGCGCAGGGTCGGGACCCTTCGGCCGCGAGCGAGTCGACTTCCAAACGGCTTCTGATCCTCGGAGGGACCGGCTTCATCGGGCCCAACATGGTCCGCTACGCCGTCGAGCGTGGACACGAGGTGAGCATCTTCACGAGAGGTCGCTCCGGCGCGGAGCTCCCCG from Gemmatimonadota bacterium encodes the following:
- a CDS encoding heme-binding protein; the encoded protein is MTFIDLRTARAIIAATLAKGHELGLSPLSVVVLDAGGHVKAFEREDGASNLRFQIAHGKAYGAIGLGVGSRALMARAEQQPYFVSAATAAIGGALIPVPGGLLAKDPDGVIVGAVGVTGDSSDNDEVCGLAGIAAAGLTPETG
- a CDS encoding serine hydrolase codes for the protein MSRHPSTPLRALLALIALLFATELASAQTYWPGKHLDWERKSPQEAGFDAVAIQRAIEIAIAGESTSPRDLAFNHEMTFGREPRGEAVGPFTVRAPQTGLIVHKGYIIAEWGDPHKVDNTFSVSKSFLSTTVGLAYDRGLIADVHDLVRPYVAPIVLESGDGEPGDEAGRRPKLLFESEHNRKITWDDMLRQTSDWEGTLWGKPEWADRPDEDRSTWGTRARFEPGTVYEYNDTRVNLLALVAMGVWRQPLPEVLREYIMDPIGASPTWRWHGYDNSWITMDGRRVQAVSGGAHWGGGMLISAFDQARFGLLTMHKGNWNGKQLISEEWIDMATTPGKVNRTYGFMNFSLNTDQRRYANAPEYTWTHTGAGSNLIYVDPENELVIVARWIRGGAFTNVVHTVLDAMGAVAASN